CCGCATGATGACAAGCATGAATGATGTCGCGATGGATTCGTGAGAAGTCTAGGCCGTcatctcctagtcaactatggttgctggatcgttgtcttcgtatgatgtaattatttaactattttgtaaagaactccattacatattaaagatgtgacattaatttttgtatcatgagttatcatatgtgtgagacttggttctAGCACATATTTGATTCGCGCCCGAGTTTGGCCTCCTAAATCCGGGTCTTCCTGAATGCCATCAGAGATACGGTCAATGTCCGACGGTTATCAGATAAGCCATCGGACGTAATTCTAAACTTCGAGGGTCCGAGTTGACTGTCGGATATAACTTTAGTGTTTGACGGCTGGCTTTAAAACCGTCGGATGTTACGAAGTCGTCAGAGGTTTATTGTTTTCCTCTTGTGAGTGATCAAAAAGAGGTGAAACTATGTGTTGTATGCAGCTAGAGGCAGCTGCGTCAATTCTGTTGTCCGTGTTTCAGTTTTAAAGAGTGGTGATATTGTCACATTTGTTATTAATATTTTAAGGATAATTATAATCTAGTTGCAAAGCTATCACCGCACCTTACAGATTATAAATAGCATTATCAAAACAACACACTCTTACCCGTctcaaacattgttaatcatggacAGCCCTTCAAGTAACGTTAATACGATTAGACATATATATGGAAATCATTTCATACTTTTGAAAAAACATAGTTTCATTTTTTCTCTTTTATCTGATTTTTCATAAAAGCTCATTTCACTCTGGTGTTCAGCTCAGCCGGGTTCAAATTGGGTCTCGAATGGCAGAGGGCCGTGCACGACTACTATCATAAGAAACAAATCAATGTTGAACAAATTTCGAAAAAAGTGTACATCTCATTACTCGTTATCCACCCTAAGTAACGTGTCACATACTATGATACTAATGCACAAAAAGTTTTACAGGCAGTTCTCAATCTATTTATACTGACCTTTTTTAGAATCTCTAGTACTAGGACCAGCAGAAATTAATTTTTTATAGGTGTGCAACTGAGAACCATCTatgaaaatcgatttccactgatGGTTGTGCTAAGAAAATCGTCAATCGATTTTCACTAGCGGTCGATATAATAAAACCTCTAGCGCAAATCTTTTTAGGAAACATAAAATGGTTTAGAAATAGCAAAAAAAAATGTTTCAATCAGGAATGACTCCGTCGAAGTCGCAAGTCGcagcatttttcacataaaattcacatgctatgtgctAAGAAAACCGTCAATCGATTTCCACTAACCGTCGACATAATAAAACCGCCAGCGAAAATCTTTTTCAAGAAACATAAAATAGTTTAGAAATAACAAAAAAAACATTTGTTTCAATCCTGAAGGACTATGTCAAAGTCGCAAGTCacatcatttttcacgtaaaattcACATGCTACGTGGAGAGTGAGAATTAAACCTATGACGTGACCCTCGCATGAAGCCATATCTACCACTACACATATATATGTCTTATTCTTAAACTATAGTTTTATTGCCGACATATTATAAAAAAgttatcaactacaaagttgaataagttttgaagttctacaacttttattttgatactTTTTCCAGCCTCGGTCGTTTGCAAAATTTGCATTTTGAATTTGAAAAATTCGGATGCAATTTTTGAGAGGcgagatgatttcaaataaaaaagttgtcaactacaaagtttcagaacttttcaagatctataacttttattttgataGTTTTATCATCTGAGGTCGTCTGAAAAAATCAAAAagttaaagataaaaatgatttaTAGTGATGGTTTTCTTAACAAACCGACGGTAGAAATATGATTTTGACTGACCGGTTTCTTAAGAAACTGCCTATAAAACTCGCACTCACGGTTGATAACTCAATTCGCCTATGAAATTAGATCTCACTGCAACCTTTTAACTTTTTTCTACTAGTGACATATTTACGATACCCCCTAGCACTAATATAACTGTGCAATTACAATTAAGAAACAGTATAGCATCTCAATTCAGCTTGTTTCTTGAAGGATTGGGACATCTAAGATGATAATTTTAAAACTATTGAGTCCCTTTCGTATATATGCAAAACAATGCCACATTCATAATGCAGAATCTTGTGTAGCTTGCTTGTGTAGTTAATCCGTTGCTCAAAGGTGGCCAACATTCTTCATGGCATATATTTGGACAACTCATTCATACCTCGATCCTACTACCTCAATAACAAATGCCAGAAGCATAAATATTGGGCAATCGATATTACCAAGATGCCATGTTAGGCCCTAGAGCACAAAACTACTACCATGTTAGGCCTAGCTCGTATGATAGGCTCTTTATGTGATCGATGATTGCATTTCTACTTACCAGAGAGCTAGGCACAAAGAGGACTAACCAGATCAAGAATGTATAGAAAAGCAATTATGTACCATATTTGTAGCTGGCTTGCATCAACACGGCAACTTTCATATGCGCGCGATCTATCTCTTTATTCAAATCAGGAGCGAGCCACAGTTTTCAACATGCTCTAGAAGATATGTCTAGTCTTCGATCTCTATATCACTGGCTCCACGTTGAGAAAAAAAGAAATATGCATGTGTGTATATATATCTTTGTACATCTGTCTGTCGCGGACCGTTTTATACATAGCAAGGATATGCATATGTCTGAATTATTGAGACAGAATAACCCTTCTAAATCCTTCAAATGACAAGCTCATCGCCCTCCATTGTCCTCTTTTTCAACATATATTAGCTGCTTTACATGCATGCAGTGCAGAATCCAATGCCAAGACCCATTATAATAGAAAAGTGTGAGAAAAAGAGAATGTCATGTTGGGTATTGGAGTCACGTCTTTGATGTCACCATGAATTAAACGTAAAATAAAAAGCAATAATATTTTGCCTAAAGGTACGCTACCACCTTGTGGCTTACTTGCGTGAGACAAGAACTCCCAGTCACtctgctagctagctagctcagTTAGCGCATGCCAATCGTGCTAGATGGGACCTAGGTCAAAAGTGAGCAAACTTTATATGTTTTATGCATAAAATGGGTCCAGATTTAGAGAATAAACGGCATGGTAGCCACAAGATTTTATTCACCAGTACTACACAAGAGAGCAAAGGGTCTTTGCATCCACTAGCCCTAAATTAAAGGATGGAGAAGGAGCCTCACAACTTCTTGCAATAGCCGCCCAAATCACTTATTATGCCCCAAAGCAGATTCCAGAACCTCTGGAGAAGCTTTAGTTTGGTCTCTTGCTAGAGACGAGGACGTCTCTCTAAGCTTGATCATGATCTATCTCTCTATAAATAGGCCTCTTCCCTGCCATCACCCTCTCACAGTACAAACCACATCTCATATCCTAACCGGGCTCACTAATCCTTACCAATCCTTTCACCCAAATCATACATAAGATAGATGTTCAATATGTCTAGGGACCCATTGGTCGTCGGCAATGTTGTGGGAGATATTGTGGATCCCTTCATCACAACGGCGTCACTGAGAGTGTTCTACAACAATAAGGAGATGACAAATGGTTCTGATCTTAAGCCATCTCAAGTGATGAATGAACCAAGGGTCCACGTCGGTGGGCGTGACATGAGGACTCTTTACACACTTGTAAGTGTGTGATTGTCATCGCATTTTTATTGGTTAATTCTTGTTTCTTGTGATGATAATTTGTAGATTAGTTCTTGTTTTCTCCTTTTATTTTGCTCAGGATTCATATCTGGGCCATATATCTATATATACTATCAGTTGACCTAGTTTAGGGTATATCTTTAAGCATCTTCTACATCCGTGATGATAATAATAGATCCATGAAAAGCAAAGAATATGTTTTTTTTGAACTCTCAAGCCCTTTTGTATGCCTTTAGGCTGATAAGACGAACTGGCCTATCATATTTTCTAGAAGGTGCAATTTTGGATCATATAACGACTAAGGATCGttgtttagtaaggttaaatccaTATATATTGTTGTCTGGGTGTCTTTATGTGATGTCGTTCACACATACACTCATAATGTAACAATTAATCCAAATAAAATGCATTAGTGCATGAAATGAGAATATATATGTCAATTGGAGACCTGATTACTTAGTATCTAGATTTGCTAAACTATAGTTAATGTCTGTCAACCTATCTATTTATCCTGTTACTAGGTCATGGTGGACCCAGATGCACCAAGCCCCAGTAACCCTACAAAAAGAGAGAACCTTCACTGGTAAGCTCTCAGCACGCCGCCGGGTGGTAATCCACTGGCGCTTTCCATGTTCACTTTATATGCACGCCATGCGTGGCATGCTGCTCCTGTTGTTGATTACTTGAGTATTATATTATCACCGTCATGTCGTACTGATTAGTTAATTCTAAATATGATGTCCCGCACAGGTTGGTGACAGACATTCCAGAGACAACTGATGCCAGTTTCGGTAAGTGATTTGACCCACACTGGTTGCATTGCCTGAATGCATGTGGCCTGTGACTTATGCTCATGTTCATTCATAATAATTCCATTTTCGGCGCCGTCATCAAAGTAAGTGTCTTTTTAGAATTCTCTGCCACGCCCAAGTTAATTATAACCATGCAAACTGTAGCACGAAAAGAGAGAGCGCAACTCTAAATTGAACAAATCTAGCCATGCATACACAGAAATAATTTATCAGATTACAAGATAAATTCTCGTCACTACCGGACACAGGTGTTGACATAACTGTTTTGCCTGAAAAGCATGCATGCACTGTTAATAGGTACCGAGTATACAGGTATTTCAGTTTCATATAATTGGTACTGTATGTAAAACAGGGAACGAAATAGTTCCGTACGAGAGCCCACGTCCAATCGCCGGAATCCATCGCTTCGCATTCGTCCTGTTCAGGCAGTCAGTGAGGCAGACCACCTATGCGCCGGGATGGAGATCAAACTTCAACACTAGAGACTTCGCAGCCATCTACGGCCTTGGCTCCCCTGTCGCTGCAGTGTACTTCAACTGCCAGAGAGAGAACGGATGTGGTGGAAGAAGGTACATAAGGTGATATATCAACCAAGCTATGTGTGCTTCTCTCTCTCAAGGGAGAGAAGCATAACAACAAATTGGAGTGAAAAAAATATATATCATGTGTGTGGTGAACATTGCAAGTACGATGTTCACAATCATAAGAGCCATTATTGGATCACATATTATTCTAATGTAATGTGGCTGGGGCGTTCTATTGGAAAAATAGCCACGGTTTGAGATTTACATATAAATTTGTGTTAACGAAAATTCTGATATTGGATGTGTACTTTAATTTAAACCGTTACAAGGAAGACAACTGACTTGATCAACTTTACCCGTGATAatctatatgtgttgtcttctgagTAACTGCGCAATGCATGCATCTATGATTATCTCAGCAAGGTAAGGGATTCCGATCAATTTGTCCCCATGCTAGAACCCTAGGCACCATGTGGGCATGCTCTGAGACCGAAAACGAGGGTAAACTTCGATATTACTTGGTGATAAAAGAATGACATTGTGTTTGTGCTTTCCGAAACTGTATAATACTTCATTCACTGCCGGAAACACATTCTTTGTTGCCGAGTGCTTGGAGATTTGCCGAGAGCACACCTGGAAAAGAGAGCACAACTAGGAATCGgtaaagcctctttgccgagtgttgtagtcCTTACATTCAGCAAAAgctctctttgtcgagtgccaactAGCGCACTCGCCACAtaaactggcaaaggggcccactggtgtTCCCTTTCCTGAGTGTCAGGCagataggcactcggcaaagaagcttgtTCTGTCGAGTTCCAGTTTGTGGCTCTCGGCATAGAGGCTGCCGTTGGGGCCTACTGGAGCTTTCATTGCCGAGTGCTAGGCaaacaggcactcggcaaaggctcattTTTTGACGAGTGTTAGTGAATACGCTTGGCAAAGCCTCCGTCAACATCACTTGTCGCCGTCATGGCGACATTTGTTTTACGAGTACTAGATGGCCCTCGGCAAAGacattgccgagtgcccgacataaTGCACTCTACAAAGAAGATGTTGCTGATGTACAAATCACCGAGTCCTCTTTGTCGagagttacactcggcaaagagtttgccAAGTGTTTTCGAGGCTACAACACTGGGCAAAGTAATATGTTCTGGTAGTGATATATTCTTGAATAAATCATCATACAGAGAGTTGTCCGGAAATCATTTATGTTATTAAATTAGTCTACTTAGGTACATCATGTAGTATAAATATTAAAATTGGTCAATATTAAGAAAACATTACTTAAGTGTAAGGCCCAAAaatctgtataagaaaaaaaattaataataataaaataagtatatgaagaaataaaatagtaaattcagatatatcaaattatacttgagtattgaaaatttaggactgaattttgaaaatCAAGAATTATTTCAGAAAAGAAGTGATAGAAAAAGTTTCCTATCCAACTAAATGATTAAGCATATCATtaaaatgatgcaccataagcatttatttacatgaatatttaattttgaagtaacttttgCCTCTTGTCCCACAATCAAAATAATACTCTCTTAAAAAGAAAGGAACAATATGGGTGTGTTTCACATTTCAAACATTTATCACGCAAATAAAATTAATTAGAATAACAAGATATCTACTGCATCATGATTGATTTTAGTGGGTATTAAATTTGAATTATATCTTAGATTGGAATTGGAAGTTTGAAATGTCAAAAAGGAATGATATGGGAATATAATAATGAGGTGAGAATTGAGATTTAACCCAAAGGTACAATTTTGGAATTTAGAAAAGAAGGAAAAACACTATACAAGATAAAACAAAATATATGGATAAGTAAAATACTACCATACTAGTATGTTTATTTGGTACATTGGATTTGAGTACAAGTTCACAACactatttgaattcaaatttgggttTAAAAAATAATGAGAAAAGAAattaggaaaaagataaaggaaaAAACTGCAGTTGGGCCGTGAGCCTCGCTTTTGGCCCACCAACAGAATCGCATTGCGCGACCCACCCTACCTGCGATCTCGCGCGTGCCGCTGGCATGACAAACGGGGCCCACCTGGCGGCGGGTCACGGGTTGCGGATCTCCGTTGCGCCGACACCAAGCGCCCGCATGTCAGCCCCTTCCCCTCACGCCCGCTTCTCTCCCTCCGCGACTGATCCGCGGGTCCCACGACGCGTCTATCTCTCTCGCACGCCCTCATCTCTTCGCTGCCACGTGGGGCCATTTCGTCAGAGTTGTCCACTCCATCGCAACAGACTCGCGCGGAATCGCCGCGCGCGCCGCAATGGCGTGGATCGAGAACTTCGTCGGGGCCAGTGCCACTAACTGCCCCACCTCGCCACCATAAGATcaccgcaacacgtagcggacctGCCCTTTGTCCATCTCCACACGCACCACCAAAAGCACCGTGGAGATTGTGTTAAGGGAAGCCGCCATTGATGACTCGAATCCGCAGAGAGATCtcgtgtcacacccgaatttaagggataaagtcgggtgcatctaatATATGCACCAAACAAGACaagacatataacaacagagtgtatagagataaatgtcacaatataatcagagtacttattacgtaGTGGAAATCTTACaggataaaagataaatataaaacaagctaaagtccatccttggcgccataaagtcaactgggagacgccacctagatcaaatcgaactcctcgttgtgtggctcctcttgaaccacctgtacttctcctgtggggggtgtgagacagcaagagtgagctcccacatgttcatcactcaacaagttgtggggaataatgtgcatgaactcaccaaaggtgggagttcatgtgatgtgtaaggctgatcaacaataggggttaaagctgagcattgcttttaataagttggtcaaaattttattagcaattactagatgtaagtaaataccaaaccataataagaataatagaacaaatttaataaataatcccatgcaatgcatatgacaaattaaatttaattctataatttaatcatgtgagagtcctgagctgctctcgaccgtgagctcggctagtataccagttttacactctgcagaggttgtaccctatacccacaagtcatgttacccatctgccaaggggtcaaggGCTTTAATTAATATATTAAgctcacccaaaaagttttactatttttggggctaccaatttaattctaaaattctaaaggaCTAGATTTAGGtatctttaaatgctaaataattcatggctgggactaaaaatcttggaactattttattaaatactgaaggaatttaggagtctagtaaaattggtcccatgattttatcgtttccctagaattttctataaatCTCCAAgtctagcagaaaaagaaaaaggaaaactatgAACAGTTCTGGGCTGAAACTGGCCCAATCCGACCCATAACCAGGcaaacgcgcccgcgcgcaccTGCACTGGCGACTTTGCACAGAGGACTCCGGCTATTCAAATAACTGGTTAAGAATCCCTATGCACTATTCATCTGTCTCAATGACGTTCACACTTAAGCCCCTGTATTTCTGTTTCTTCACAGACCCAGGTCCCCGACGGTGAATGGCGGCGTGCCTGCTCCAGCGAACCTATACCGGTCGAAATACGCAACGATTAGGGTTCTAACATGGTTGACACCTAATCCCACCCCTGGCGACCCAAATCCCTCCATCAATTGCACGAATCTGGCCTAGAATTCTTCTGTCCACGACGACGGCGAACACCGAGGACAACCCGAGGCGTTCCCGGCGATCAAGCACGGTCTAGTTCAATTGGTTGGGCCGACAAGCATCCCTAGCGTGCAAGGGTGCTGAAACGAGGGTAAGGAGGGCAAGAGCGGATCTGGAGACGGCGGTCCACATCTGGAGACGGCGGTCCACGGCACGGTGGCTCACGGCGGTGCGGAGAACCAATTTGGGGAAATCGCGATTGCTCGGGCTATGGTGAGTAATCGGAGGCGAGTAGCGATGCACTGGGTGCGTAACAAGCTAACGGAGCACGCTAAGCGCTCAATTTATAGTGATCAACAACGGTGGCGCCCAATTTGGAGAAGAcacgctggcggccggagagaggggtaAGTTACTTGCGCGAGCTATCGTGGCGATCACTGGCTAATGAGCTACAGCGGTCACTGGTTACTCTCCACGACTCACGACGACGTGGTAAAACAGCTTAAGGCGTGGCGCGACCGAGTGAACGGCGGAAACCACGGCGACGGCCGCACAGCCACATCGCCGACAAGTGGGTACGGTAAACAGTCCGGTGACAGGGTCCGAGCTCATCCCAACGCCATGATCTTTTACCCCAAGTCATTATTCGCGCGCCACCGGGCACGAATCGTAGCGCCGACGCGAATCCAGGCATGGGgatcaccggcggcgagatacaCTGCACCTGATCTTGTTCAGTACTGTAGCATCGAAACTATTCATCAGAGCGTCTGACAGAGCGAGTTAGATGGCTTGATTCTCAAACTTTTGTGTAGCAACTCAACAATCCCTCTGCAGCAAAGTTATTGATCTATAATccagctacaactttgatacAAAGGTCTTGCACAAACATCCACTAAATCCCCCACAATTCGATCACAAAGTTCATTTGATTTCATTGTCAGTCAAAATTTAGTCTTTAATAgtgactgacagtccaacttcatgtCCATTTATCTTCAATTTTTGTACAGCAC
This portion of the Zea mays cultivar B73 chromosome 2, Zm-B73-REFERENCE-NAM-5.0, whole genome shotgun sequence genome encodes:
- the LOC100127526 gene encoding ZCN17 protein, which codes for MFNMSRDPLVVGNVVGDIVDPFITTASLRVFYNNKEMTNGSDLKPSQVMNEPRVHVGGRDMRTLYTLVMVDPDAPSPSNPTKRENLHWLVTDIPETTDASFGNEIVPYESPRPIAGIHRFAFVLFRQSVRQTTYAPGWRSNFNTRDFAAIYGLGSPVAAVYFNCQRENGCGGRRYIR